In the Leptospiraceae bacterium genome, one interval contains:
- a CDS encoding ParB/RepB/Spo0J family partition protein, whose amino-acid sequence MSSKSKRLGSLADVFQAENLEGTVRKIKIDKIHPAENQPRQERQKGIGELAESLKQDGLLQPIVVTKKISDEFYTIIAGERRYHAAKLLGWSEIECKILDRDKKETYRIAIIENLQRENLSPYEEIEAISYLKKQYLYTDQELGGIFGKSRNYMTEILSISSLSPEEIKICKDLKIDNKNLLIQAVLSSKKGVFHEFIQMFSNGQISTVKEAKNFNKEKKIQNPILKNTNYDITKKENTIIIKSDDKESLNEIYKFVKKELAKNYP is encoded by the coding sequence ATGAGCTCAAAAAGTAAGCGATTAGGTAGCCTCGCAGATGTTTTCCAAGCAGAAAATCTGGAAGGAACAGTCCGAAAAATCAAGATAGATAAAATCCATCCAGCAGAAAATCAACCAAGACAAGAAAGACAAAAGGGAATCGGAGAATTAGCAGAAAGCCTAAAACAAGACGGGCTACTCCAACCCATAGTTGTGACAAAAAAAATATCAGACGAATTTTATACCATCATTGCAGGAGAAAGGCGGTACCACGCTGCAAAACTACTTGGGTGGAGCGAGATAGAATGCAAAATCTTGGATAGAGACAAAAAAGAAACCTACAGAATTGCGATCATCGAAAACCTTCAAAGAGAGAACCTCTCTCCTTATGAAGAAATCGAAGCGATTAGCTATTTAAAAAAACAATATCTTTACACAGATCAAGAGCTAGGAGGAATTTTCGGAAAAAGCCGAAACTATATGACAGAAATACTCAGCATCTCTTCTCTAAGCCCGGAAGAAATCAAGATCTGCAAGGACTTGAAAATAGACAATAAAAATCTATTAATTCAAGCAGTGCTTTCTTCAAAAAAAGGGGTGTTCCATGAATTCATCCAGATGTTTTCTAATGGTCAAATTTCAACCGTAAAAGAAGCAAAAAATTTTAACAAAGAAAAAAAGATACAAAATCCTATTTTAAAAAATACAAATTATGATATCACTAAAAAAGAAAATACGATTATCATAAAATCCGACGACAAAGAATCCCTTAACGAAATATATAAGTTTGTCAAAAAAGAATTAGCCAAAAATTATCCGTAA
- a CDS encoding MFS transporter has protein sequence MMKKNYFSDPNKVPLLHLFLIFFTMLPVTMIVPVFKDIIKDIHGGNNFMVSLFMSIAMLGSFLFSPIAGFFSDKFKNRRTFISIFAILDGICFLILGGTREITILQFARFFEGICHIFVIGLLLSSITDKENDNSNPTHYKKGILMGLAGMLLSLGVGIGSPLGILGRQNPYIPIYTASGIMFAIGIISFIYLKDHPIHFHEKVTFAKWKKALSQNKYFLIPYIYNFIDRFTVGFFVTTFNIHLRESLSLNSGQVGFFLAAVLIPMSLLSYPFARLSKKVGTFPLMLAGSFLYGVSLSIAGYLNHPKLILPVLLLCGIGAGVMFVPSMMSASLMAPKGYNASVMSGFTGVGSIGFMLGPLVSVFLENYLNTNISSEHNFGFLSTFFGGLEVLVVLLTFPLYKKMKEASK, from the coding sequence ATGATGAAGAAAAATTATTTTTCAGACCCAAACAAAGTCCCGCTTCTTCATTTATTCCTGATTTTTTTTACAATGCTTCCGGTTACTATGATTGTGCCGGTTTTCAAAGATATTATAAAAGATATTCATGGCGGAAACAACTTTATGGTCTCTCTATTTATGAGCATCGCCATGCTTGGATCGTTTTTGTTTTCCCCTATAGCCGGGTTTTTTTCTGATAAGTTTAAGAATAGAAGGACTTTTATTTCGATTTTTGCAATTTTAGACGGAATCTGTTTTTTAATTCTCGGAGGAACAAGAGAAATCACCATTCTTCAGTTTGCCAGATTCTTTGAAGGGATCTGTCATATTTTCGTTATCGGGCTTTTGCTCTCCTCCATCACTGACAAAGAGAATGATAACTCAAATCCAACCCACTATAAAAAAGGAATACTCATGGGGCTTGCCGGGATGCTTCTGTCTCTCGGAGTAGGGATCGGCTCACCACTCGGAATTCTTGGAAGACAAAACCCATATATCCCAATTTATACAGCCTCAGGAATAATGTTTGCAATTGGTATAATTTCCTTTATCTACTTAAAAGACCACCCGATCCATTTTCACGAAAAAGTAACATTTGCAAAATGGAAAAAAGCCCTCTCTCAAAATAAATATTTTCTGATTCCTTATATTTATAATTTTATTGATAGATTCACGGTCGGATTTTTTGTAACTACTTTCAATATTCACCTAAGAGAATCTCTTTCTTTGAATTCAGGACAAGTAGGATTTTTTCTGGCGGCAGTTCTCATACCGATGAGCCTTTTATCTTATCCGTTTGCAAGACTATCAAAAAAAGTCGGAACATTCCCACTAATGCTTGCAGGGTCTTTTTTATATGGAGTGAGTCTATCCATTGCAGGCTATTTAAACCACCCTAAGCTAATTCTTCCTGTGCTTCTATTGTGTGGCATAGGAGCCGGAGTCATGTTTGTACCTTCTATGATGTCTGCCTCGCTTATGGCACCGAAAGGTTACAACGCAAGTGTGATGTCAGGATTTACGGGAGTAGGGTCGATTGGGTTTATGCTTGGACCTCTTGTTTCTGTATTTTTAGAAAATTATTTGAACACGAATATTTCCTCGGAACACAATTTTGGATTTTTATCTACCTTCTTTGGTGGGTTAGAAGTTTTAGTGGTGTTGCTTACTTTTCCGTTATACAAAAAAATGAAAGAGGCTTCAAAATGA
- a CDS encoding helix-turn-helix domain-containing protein, giving the protein MSTPLDFFCLKLITGGEMTEGHSYIKLMSDIIDSGTWGELSSAARSLYPVLLKFSDQNFKPVWPNTETLMRLTGFKSKKSIIEGKRDLAQKGLIQFKSGTGHSSSKYFFSFAYKNSKIEPQGWKNGYPGGGGGSASEAEKEISMESPGRNPNNINITITNNQKVPYLKEKNSENKLSANSLIDEFGSQIFAIATEKAQAKGLEKNYAYIQAICKSELEKSLKFNQTKKEESPQPIIAPSWEGFLEWAKKYLPNSSINYFRNLDIHFEGRTIFIKGEVPVFQKQILYKFFTEEVTPSILVVFSDSFEKKENRLEYFR; this is encoded by the coding sequence ATGTCAACTCCTTTAGATTTTTTTTGCTTAAAATTAATTACTGGAGGAGAAATGACAGAAGGTCATTCCTATATAAAATTAATGTCGGACATAATAGATTCCGGCACTTGGGGCGAATTATCTTCTGCCGCAAGGTCACTATACCCTGTTCTGCTTAAATTTAGTGACCAAAATTTTAAACCAGTTTGGCCAAACACTGAAACTCTTATGAGACTAACTGGCTTTAAATCAAAAAAATCAATAATAGAAGGAAAGCGCGATTTAGCCCAAAAAGGACTCATCCAATTTAAATCAGGAACGGGACACAGCAGTTCAAAATATTTCTTTTCTTTTGCTTACAAAAACTCCAAAATCGAACCTCAGGGGTGGAAAAATGGATACCCCGGAGGTGGAGGGGGGTCCGCCTCAGAGGCGGAAAAAGAAATCTCCATGGAGTCCCCAGGAAGAAACCCGAACAACATAAATATAACCATAACTAATAACCAGAAAGTACCCTATTTAAAAGAAAAAAATAGCGAGAACAAGCTTTCAGCAAATTCACTAATAGATGAATTTGGATCTCAAATATTTGCAATAGCAACTGAAAAAGCACAGGCAAAAGGATTAGAAAAAAATTATGCATATATCCAAGCCATCTGCAAATCCGAATTGGAGAAATCGCTTAAATTTAATCAAACAAAAAAAGAAGAATCCCCTCAACCTATTATAGCTCCTTCTTGGGAGGGCTTTTTAGAATGGGCTAAAAAATATTTACCAAATTCTTCCATAAACTATTTTAGAAATTTAGATATTCATTTTGAGGGTAGAACTATATTTATAAAAGGCGAAGTGCCTGTTTTTCAAAAACAAATATTATATAAATTTTTTACTGAAGAAGTTACTCCTTCTATATTAGTAGTATTTTCGGATAGTTTTGAAAAAAAAGAAAATCGCTTGGAATATTTTCGATAA
- a CDS encoding ParA family protein: protein MEIIAITNQKGGEGKTTTSLNLSEGLARRGLKTLLVDIDPQANSSGIYLSPEKLEKSMYNVFNSSLKLKDIIVPTSRKNLFLAPSKQNLAEMEVVSNNSVEAPYILRDALQTIPDFEFIVIDCPPSLSIFTINALVASKHIIIPLQAEKFSVDGILGLQQTINSIKKRINPDLGVLGALITQLKPQTLLTKTILPVLDKYFKIFEHSISDGVAVGESHLAKKSIYDYNKSSRQAQEYEGFIEEILHELKK, encoded by the coding sequence ATGGAAATTATAGCAATCACAAATCAAAAAGGAGGCGAAGGAAAAACTACAACATCTTTAAACCTCTCAGAAGGTCTTGCCAGACGAGGACTGAAAACGCTTTTGGTTGATATAGACCCTCAGGCGAATTCCAGCGGGATCTACCTGTCACCTGAAAAATTAGAGAAATCTATGTACAACGTCTTCAACTCTTCTCTAAAACTAAAAGATATTATAGTTCCAACTTCCAGAAAAAATCTTTTCTTAGCTCCTTCCAAACAAAACCTCGCAGAGATGGAAGTAGTCAGCAATAATAGCGTAGAAGCCCCTTACATTTTAAGAGATGCGCTTCAGACCATCCCTGATTTTGAATTCATCGTAATAGACTGCCCTCCGAGCCTGTCCATTTTCACCATCAACGCCTTGGTGGCCTCCAAACATATTATCATCCCTCTTCAAGCCGAAAAATTTTCAGTTGATGGGATTCTTGGATTGCAACAAACTATAAACAGCATCAAAAAAAGAATCAACCCAGACTTAGGTGTATTAGGGGCACTGATCACCCAGCTAAAACCACAGACATTACTGACTAAAACTATACTGCCTGTATTGGACAAATACTTCAAAATTTTTGAGCATTCCATTAGCGATGGGGTTGCAGTGGGCGAAAGTCATCTTGCTAAAAAGTCAATCTATGACTACAATAAATCGAGCAGACAAGCTCAGGAATACGAAGGCTTTATTGAGGAGATTTTGCATGAGCTCAAAAAGTAA
- a CDS encoding 1,4-dihydroxy-6-naphthoate synthase has protein sequence MQQKLTLAYSPCPNDTFLFFHLIHELQSDFLKFIEELHDVEELNKSAEIAKYDITKLSFAKYFQVMDKYILLNTGSALGQNCGPILIKKKDSSTLDPVGQSILVPGLNTTANLLLSLYLKNNFTPIPIRYDKIIPQMEQENYSLGVIIHEERFTFEKRGFEKLIDLGEWWEKETNCPIPLGAIAIKRSISKNIQNQVDKALRNSLEFAWKYPSKTKEYILKHSQSISEEVVNEHINLYVNQFTKNLGEKGRGAVQTLYRKAIESGVAKENKSLQLFLDQEI, from the coding sequence ATGCAACAAAAACTTACTCTTGCCTATTCACCCTGTCCAAACGATACATTTTTATTTTTTCATTTAATCCATGAATTGCAATCCGATTTTTTAAAATTTATAGAAGAGCTGCACGACGTAGAAGAGCTGAACAAAAGTGCAGAAATAGCCAAATACGATATTACAAAACTTTCTTTTGCAAAATATTTTCAAGTAATGGATAAATATATACTCTTAAATACCGGCTCTGCCTTAGGTCAAAATTGTGGACCGATACTAATTAAAAAAAAAGATAGCTCAACTCTTGATCCAGTTGGTCAATCCATTTTAGTTCCGGGTCTAAACACTACTGCCAATCTTCTTCTTTCACTTTATTTAAAAAATAATTTTACTCCCATACCTATTCGCTACGATAAAATTATTCCACAAATGGAACAGGAGAACTATTCACTCGGTGTAATTATTCATGAAGAAAGATTTACCTTTGAAAAAAGAGGGTTTGAAAAATTAATAGACCTTGGAGAATGGTGGGAAAAAGAAACCAATTGCCCGATCCCTCTTGGAGCTATTGCTATAAAAAGAAGTATATCTAAAAATATTCAAAACCAAGTTGACAAGGCTTTAAGAAATAGTTTAGAATTTGCATGGAAATATCCGAGTAAAACCAAAGAGTATATACTAAAGCACTCTCAAAGTATTTCTGAAGAAGTGGTAAACGAACATATCAATTTATACGTCAACCAGTTTACAAAAAATTTAGGAGAAAAGGGAAGGGGAGCAGTTCAAACTCTTTACCGAAAGGCTATTGAAAGTGGAGTTGCAAAAGAAAACAAATCCTTGCAACTTTTCTTAGATCAAGAGATATAA
- a CDS encoding discoidin domain-containing protein — MPDTSIRISHSQLQKIQKITAKGKYKLHEGVLESYIEDSENPDNSVVIFNFSEEVYFNSIQFSITENDKKYSPHFFRFEISKDGIVWEPIIQEVDFRKNAKSNNIWTFSLVSANYIKFISKLNLSSEEKKYKISFSNLKIMISGAVKLTASSENDRLWVKENLIDGRKDYGWSSKEKDSPGEESFTLDLGSVNKINELRLLTRNSTETNFPEHFSLFYSEDDLSWFQLMEEPKFFSEPGMWYRWRFLPVNFRFLKFVSYEELRHNKKQYVSQVVEIELYAAPDFIDLSKKEKAEPLPYASILRSGLVRFATEGEAKSGVAVQASDPRLRDATIEFKGIVELASDGEEKPGVVVQGNDKRLKPATDEFRGLVRFAKNGETRTGTAVQGDDDRLKPATTSDYGIVKLAEDGETRSGVVVQGNDNRLKKATKKNYGLVVLADHEESSPEKVVTSDDPRIKNANTEKTGILRFASNGEDSSFAAVQGNDNRLKKATTESYGIVELASDGEAKPEKVVQGNDRRLKLATTNEPGIVLLSEHGSTTSNKVVIADDPRLCDKREPVPHTHEYSMIGHDFNSHSGLIKLNGKESNQQKSIVSPSINQGVIFGKNESEQGSGIVGVGGEEGVLGFSPHYGVSGYSNGKENSAGVLGVSHFSHGAIFISQREYALFANGNGLKSKDIQGSGKAILAEGDSLFKGLVQIQTKNGNDCIARYFPIVKGDVIAEGDLLVTSSEEGRLSKSKTAYSTRVIGVAIQSESLVLGEKIENSMAVGMFGVVRLNVDASDGEIVPGDILVSSISPGHAVKADLNKTKIGMIVGKSLGYCKKGKSTIQAMVSIG, encoded by the coding sequence ATGCCAGACACATCCATAAGAATCAGTCATTCTCAATTACAAAAAATTCAAAAAATTACCGCAAAGGGCAAATACAAATTGCACGAGGGTGTTTTAGAGAGCTACATTGAAGATTCGGAAAATCCCGACAACTCTGTAGTTATTTTTAATTTTTCAGAAGAGGTTTATTTTAACTCTATTCAATTTTCAATCACTGAAAACGACAAAAAATACTCTCCCCATTTTTTCCGATTTGAAATTTCAAAAGACGGAATAGTATGGGAGCCTATTATCCAAGAAGTTGATTTTAGGAAAAATGCAAAATCCAATAATATTTGGACATTTTCTTTAGTTAGTGCAAATTACATAAAGTTTATCTCAAAATTAAATTTAAGCTCTGAAGAAAAAAAGTATAAAATTAGTTTTTCTAATTTAAAAATCATGATTTCTGGAGCAGTAAAATTAACTGCAAGCTCCGAAAATGACAGACTATGGGTAAAAGAAAATTTAATTGACGGAAGAAAAGATTATGGTTGGTCATCTAAGGAAAAAGATTCACCGGGTGAAGAAAGTTTTACATTAGACTTAGGATCGGTAAATAAAATTAATGAACTCCGCTTATTAACAAGAAATTCAACAGAAACTAACTTCCCGGAACATTTCTCTCTATTTTATAGTGAAGATGATTTGTCTTGGTTTCAACTTATGGAAGAGCCAAAATTTTTCTCAGAACCCGGTATGTGGTACAGATGGCGATTTCTTCCTGTGAATTTTCGATTTTTGAAATTCGTTTCTTATGAAGAATTGCGTCATAATAAAAAACAATACGTTAGTCAAGTTGTGGAAATTGAGCTTTATGCCGCTCCTGATTTTATTGACTTGTCTAAAAAAGAAAAAGCAGAACCCCTACCCTATGCATCTATTCTAAGATCTGGCTTAGTTCGCTTTGCGACCGAGGGTGAGGCAAAAAGTGGTGTAGCCGTACAAGCAAGTGACCCAAGACTAAGAGACGCTACAATAGAATTTAAAGGAATCGTAGAGCTTGCCTCTGATGGTGAAGAAAAACCGGGAGTAGTTGTTCAGGGAAATGATAAAAGACTAAAACCAGCAACAGATGAATTTAGAGGATTAGTACGATTTGCGAAGAATGGAGAAACTAGAACCGGAACCGCAGTTCAAGGAGATGACGATAGATTAAAACCGGCAACTACATCTGATTACGGAATTGTAAAACTTGCAGAAGATGGCGAGACCCGATCCGGGGTAGTTGTTCAAGGAAACGACAATCGTTTAAAAAAAGCTACAAAAAAGAATTACGGGTTGGTAGTACTTGCAGATCACGAAGAGTCATCTCCTGAAAAAGTTGTGACCTCTGATGACCCAAGAATCAAAAATGCAAATACAGAAAAAACAGGAATATTGAGATTTGCATCGAATGGAGAAGATTCTTCGTTTGCCGCAGTTCAAGGAAATGACAATCGTTTAAAAAAAGCTACAACTGAAAGTTATGGAATAGTCGAACTTGCCTCTGACGGTGAAGCCAAGCCTGAAAAAGTTGTACAGGGCAACGATAGAAGATTGAAGTTAGCTACGACCAATGAGCCCGGTATCGTACTATTGTCTGAACACGGATCTACTACTTCTAATAAAGTAGTAATTGCCGACGATCCTCGTTTGTGTGATAAAAGAGAGCCTGTTCCCCATACACACGAGTATTCAATGATTGGGCACGATTTTAATTCGCATTCGGGGTTGATTAAGCTAAATGGCAAAGAATCAAACCAACAAAAATCAATCGTGTCACCTTCTATAAATCAAGGAGTTATTTTTGGAAAAAATGAATCAGAGCAAGGGTCAGGGATTGTAGGAGTTGGTGGAGAGGAAGGAGTATTAGGGTTTAGTCCTCACTATGGGGTTAGCGGTTATAGCAATGGAAAAGAAAATTCTGCGGGTGTATTGGGTGTATCACATTTTTCACATGGAGCTATTTTTATTTCTCAAAGAGAGTATGCGTTATTTGCAAACGGCAACGGACTCAAATCAAAAGACATTCAGGGTAGTGGAAAAGCAATCCTTGCAGAAGGTGATTCTCTATTCAAAGGTCTTGTGCAAATTCAAACAAAAAATGGAAATGATTGCATAGCACGATACTTTCCTATTGTAAAAGGAGACGTGATTGCAGAGGGAGATTTACTCGTAACTTCTTCTGAAGAAGGCAGGCTCTCAAAGTCCAAGACTGCCTATTCTACTCGAGTTATAGGAGTGGCGATTCAATCTGAGTCTTTGGTGTTAGGTGAAAAAATTGAAAATTCTATGGCGGTAGGGATGTTTGGAGTTGTTCGATTGAATGTAGATGCATCGGATGGAGAAATTGTGCCCGGAGATATTTTGGTTTCGAGTATAAGTCCGGGTCATGCAGTGAAAGCAGATTTAAACAAAACTAAAATTGGTATGATTGTAGGGAAATCTTTAGGGTATTGCAAAAAAGGAAAATCTACTATTCAAGCCATGGTCAGTATCGGATAA
- a CDS encoding NRDE family protein, which produces MCTSVIYRDLENQSIFLGFNRDESVKRKKAISPSIEKINDVEVLCPKDGDYGGTWIGVNSTGEIFAILNFYEAQLKILRNPVSRGLLLRSVLFKEIALDGIDAQGLVKYYPFRIIKINYSTVMLFEWNGESIHTQEDAGKWQVFGSSFTLGKKAEIERRRLFEEKFLPDIKNFQDMENTSIRFLTSHIPEAGALSPCMHRREARTVSQTLITLRKNVVSMKYKNSPPCETEEFENFSMPIVGH; this is translated from the coding sequence ATGTGCACCTCTGTAATCTATCGTGATCTTGAAAACCAAAGTATTTTTTTAGGGTTCAACAGAGACGAATCTGTAAAAAGAAAGAAAGCGATCTCTCCTTCGATTGAAAAAATAAATGATGTAGAAGTTCTCTGCCCAAAAGACGGCGATTACGGTGGGACTTGGATCGGGGTGAATTCAACTGGAGAAATATTTGCGATATTGAATTTTTATGAAGCGCAGTTGAAGATTCTCAGAAACCCTGTTAGTCGAGGATTACTCCTTCGCTCTGTACTCTTCAAGGAGATTGCGTTAGACGGTATAGATGCTCAGGGTCTCGTAAAATACTATCCTTTCAGAATTATAAAAATTAATTATTCAACTGTAATGCTTTTTGAATGGAATGGAGAATCTATACACACTCAAGAGGATGCCGGCAAGTGGCAAGTTTTTGGCAGCTCATTTACCCTTGGGAAAAAAGCAGAAATTGAAAGGAGAAGATTATTTGAAGAAAAATTTCTCCCGGACATAAAAAATTTTCAAGATATGGAAAATACGTCTATTCGATTTTTAACCAGCCATATTCCTGAAGCCGGAGCACTCTCCCCTTGCATGCACAGAAGAGAAGCAAGAACTGTGTCTCAAACTTTGATCACCCTAAGAAAAAATGTAGTTTCTATGAAGTACAAAAATTCCCCTCCTTGTGAAACAGAAGAGTTTGAAAATTTTTCTATGCCGATTGTTGGGCACTAA
- the metF gene encoding methylenetetrahydrofolate reductase [NAD(P)H]: MKKISDILKQSNTCLFSFEFFPPKTNEGEIKFFQTLKEISKLNPAFVSVTYGAGGSTKEKTIELSEKINKENMFPAMCHFTCVSVNSEQIEKTLHEINSKGISNLMALRGDPPAGEGIFQKTTGGFSNATELIQFIKEKKFNFSIAGGCYPEKHPETKTMEEEIFFLSKKVEAGAEFLITQLFFSNPVFEKYRELAIRSNVEVPIIPGIMPITDFKQIERFKKMTGCNIPENFVSRLEKFKENPDDFLKVSLDFTTHQCLELMKSGVKGLHFYTLNQSKTSYEIVKNLT, encoded by the coding sequence ATGAAAAAAATTTCAGATATATTAAAACAATCCAATACATGTTTATTCTCCTTTGAATTTTTTCCACCTAAGACAAATGAAGGTGAAATAAAATTTTTTCAAACTCTAAAAGAAATATCTAAGCTAAACCCTGCGTTTGTATCGGTTACTTACGGTGCAGGTGGAAGTACGAAAGAAAAAACAATTGAGCTGTCCGAAAAAATCAACAAAGAAAATATGTTTCCGGCGATGTGTCATTTTACTTGTGTGAGTGTAAATTCAGAACAGATTGAAAAAACTTTACACGAAATCAACAGTAAAGGGATTTCTAATTTAATGGCGTTGAGAGGAGACCCGCCTGCTGGGGAAGGTATATTCCAAAAAACAACCGGTGGATTTTCTAATGCAACTGAATTGATTCAGTTTATTAAAGAAAAAAAGTTCAATTTTTCTATAGCAGGAGGGTGTTATCCAGAGAAGCACCCGGAAACAAAAACTATGGAAGAAGAAATTTTTTTCTTATCGAAAAAAGTTGAAGCCGGAGCAGAATTTTTAATTACACAGTTATTTTTTTCTAATCCTGTGTTTGAAAAATATAGAGAACTTGCAATTCGTTCTAATGTAGAAGTTCCAATTATTCCGGGGATTATGCCGATTACGGATTTTAAGCAAATTGAAAGATTTAAAAAAATGACCGGCTGCAATATCCCTGAAAATTTTGTAAGTCGTTTAGAAAAATTCAAGGAGAATCCGGATGATTTTTTAAAAGTAAGTTTAGATTTTACGACTCACCAATGTTTGGAATTAATGAAAAGTGGCGTAAAGGGATTACATTTTTACACACTGAATCAATCCAAAACGAGTTATGAAATCGTAAAAAACTTAACTTAA